The window GGGCACCCAGTTCACGGGCGGTGCGGCGGAGCACGCGTGCGCGGGGGTCCTCGGCGCGGTACACCCGGTGGCCGAAGCCCATCAGCCGCTCGCCCTTGTCGAGGGCCTGCCGGACGTAGGCGTCGGCGTCGCCGGTGCGCTCGATCTCCTCGATCATGCCGAGGACGCGGGAGGGGGCGCCGCCGTGCAGCGGGCCGGACATGGCGCCGACGGCTCCGGAGAGGGCCGCCGCCACGTCGGCGCCGGTGGAGGCGATGACGCGGGCGGTGAACGTGGACGCGTTCATGCCGTGCTCGGCGGCAGAGGTCCAGTAGGCGTCGACGGCCGCGACGTGCTTGGGGTCGGGCTCGCCGCGCCAGCGGATCATGAAGCGTTCGACGACGGACTGCGCCTTGTCGATCTCGCGCTGCGGGACCATGGGCAGGCCCTGGCCGCGGGCGGACTGGGCGACGTACGAGAGGGCCATGACCGCGGCGCGGGCGAGGTCCGCGCGGGCCTCCTGCTCGTCGATGTCGAGGAGCGGTTTGAGGCCCCAGACGGGGGCGAGCATGGCGAGCGCGGA of the Streptomyces aurantiacus genome contains:
- a CDS encoding citrate synthase 2, giving the protein MSDFVPGLEGVVAFETEIAEPDKEGGALRYRGVDIEDLVGHVSFGNVWGLLVDGAFNPGLPPAEPFPIPVHSGDIRVDVQSALAMLAPVWGLKPLLDIDEQEARADLARAAVMALSYVAQSARGQGLPMVPQREIDKAQSVVERFMIRWRGEPDPKHVAAVDAYWTSAAEHGMNASTFTARVIASTGADVAAALSGAVGAMSGPLHGGAPSRVLGMIEEIERTGDADAYVRQALDKGERLMGFGHRVYRAEDPRARVLRRTARELGAPRFEVAEALEKAALAELHARRPDRVLATNVEFWAAIVLDFAEVPAHMFTSMFTCARTAGWSAHILEQKRTGRLVRPSARYVGPGTRNPRDIEGYGDISH